The Blattabacterium cuenoti genomic sequence ATAATCCTGTTTTTAGAATTCGAAACAAATTTGATCAATATTTTTTGAAAGATAAAAATATAGCAAAAAAAATTGTAAAAATTCTTTCTTTTCAAGATTATGATTCTGTAGTAGAAGTAGGTCCTGGATTAGGAATTTTAACCCAATATTTATTAAATTATCGTAATAATATTTTTTTAATAGAAATTGATGGTGAATTAATTTCCTTTTTAAGAAAAAATTTTTCTATTTCTAGAAACAGAATTATTCATAAAGATTTTTTAAAATGGAGTCCTGAAGAGGTAAACTTGCGAAAGTTTGCAATTATTGGTAATTTTCCTTACAGTATTTCTTCTAAAATATTATTTCATATATTAAGATATAACCAATATATACCAGAATGCGTTGGCATGTTTCAAAAAGAAGTAGTTAAACGTATTACATCTCATGCAGGAGAAAAAACTTATGGTATCTTATCAGTTTTAATTCAAACATTTTATGAGGTAAAACATATTTTTACTGTAACTAAGAAAGTTTTTTATCCTATTCCAAATGTAAAATCCGCAGTTGTTTTTTTAAGAAAAAAAAATAATCCTTTACATTGTGATAAGGATTTATTATTCAAATGTGTTAAAACAGCCTTTAATCAAAGAAGAAAAAAATTAAGAAATTCTTTACAATTATTTAAACATCTTCCAAACTTTTATGATATATCATTTTTGAATAAAAGAGCAGAAGAATTATCTGTAAAAGAATTTCTCAAACTAACAAAAGAAATAGAAATTAGAATAGGATATGACTAAATTACTAGATGGAAATCAATTAGCAATAGAAATAAGAAAAGAAATTTCCAATGAAATAGAAAAAAATATTATAAATAAAAAACAACGAGTTCCACATCTCGGAATTATTTTAACAGGAAACGACCAATCTAGTATCACATACGTAAATAGTAAAATCAAAGAATGTAAAAATATAGGAATAAAATCTTCTTTAGTTCATTTACCATTAGGATCTTTAGAGAAAATTTTATTGAAAGAAATCAAAAAAATGAATAAAAATCCATTAATAGATGGATTTATTGTTCAATTACCCATTGAAAAACATATTAATCAAAATAGAATAATTTTATCTATCAATCCTAAAAAAGACGTAGATGGGTTTCATCCTGAAAATTTTGGAAAAATGGCTTTAAATATGAAAGCATTTTTTCCTGCAACTGCATTAGGAATATTAACTCTTTTAGAAAGAAACAAAATTAATATTTCTGGAAAACACACTGTAGTCCTTGGAAGAAGTAATATAGTTGGAAGACCTATTAGTATTTTAATGAGTAGGAAATGTAATTTTGGTAATAGTACTGTAACCTTAATTCATAGTAAGACTCCAAATATAGAAAATTATACAAAACAGGCTGATATCATTATAGTTGCAATTGGTATTCCAGAATTTATTAAAGGAAAAATGATTAAAAAAGGATCCATTGTTATAGATGTAGGAATAAATAGCAAAAAGGATGAAAAAAAAATAATAGGAGATGTTGATTTTCATAGTGTTTATGGAATAGCATCATATATTACTCCTGTTCCAGGTGGAGTTGGGCCCATGACTCGTGTCATGTTATTAAAAAATACTTTAATAGCTGCATTGAATAATAGAAAAGAAAAATAATAGATGAAAGGAATTTCATTTCCTATAAAAGAATCTTTCTATTCCATTCAAGGAGAAGGTTATTATTATGGTATAGCTGCATATTTTATTCGTTTTGAAGGGTGCAATATAAAATGTGATTGGTGCGATACAAAAGAAAGCTGGAAAATAGAAAAAAAAGATTTTGTTCCTATTCATCAAATTATTACTAATATTAGCGATTATGCTGTAAAAAATATAGTAATTACTGGAGGGGAGCCTATGATGTGGAATTTATATCCTTTAACAAAAATTCTTAAAAAAAAAGGATATCGAATTCACGTTGAAACCTCAGGATCTTATCCTATAAAAGAAAAATATATAGATTGGATTACAGTTTCTCCTAAAGAAATAAGACCTCCTTTAAAGGAAAATTATAAAAAGACTAATGAGTTAAAAATCATTATTTCTAATGAAAAAGATTTTCATTTTGCAGAAGAACAATCCATTCATGTAAATACTACTAATTGTTTTCTATTTTTACAACCTGAATGGAATCATTTGGATAAAATCCTTCCAAAAATAATCTTCTACATAAAGAAAAATCCAAAATGGAGAATCTCTCTTCAAATTCATAAAATTTTAAAAATTCCTTAATTCAATTTTTAGAATTGGAATAATGTCTTTTTTTTAGAACATTTATAACATCTTGTATAGAAAAACCTTTTTCATGTAAAAGAATCAGATAATGAAAGAGTAAATCTGAAGATTCATTTAAAAATAAATTTTTATTATTGTCTTTAGATTCAATAATAAGCTCTACTGCTTCTTCCCCTAATTTTTGAGATATTTTATTAATTCCTTTTTTTGATAATTGATATATATAAGAATTTTTTTTCTTTTGATTTATTCTATTGGCAATTAAATCTTCTAAATAAAATAAAAAATTCTTTTTATTAATTTCTTTCCAACATGTATCTGTTCCTTTATGACAAACAGGTCCGGCAGGTTCTGCTTTAATTAATAATGTATCTTCATCACAATCTATCAATATTTTTTTAATAAATAAGTAGTTGTTACTTATTTCTCCTTTAGTCCACAATCTTTTTTTAGATCTACTATAAAAAGTAACTTTTTTCTCATGAATACTTTTTTCATAAGCTTCTTGATTCATATATCCGAGCATTAATACTTTATCCGTGTTTACATCTTGAATAATCACAGGTATTAAGTCTACAGATAGATTACAGAATATTTTTTCTTTGAAAAATCCTTCTTTCATAAAAATTATATTGTAGTTCTAACAGGTATATGAAAACGTTCTAAATAATATTTTAAATTTGAAATTTCTATTTCTCTATAATGAAATATGCTAGCAGCTAGAGCTGCATCTGCTTTTCCAATATGAAATATTTTATAAAAATCTTCTAATTTTCCAGCTCCACCTGAAGCAATGACAGGAATAGAAATATTTTCTGATATTTTTCTAGTAATATCTAAAGCAAATCCGTTTTTTGTTCCATCATGATTCATTGAGGTCAATAATATTTCTCCTGCTCCTCTATTAAAAGCTTCTTTAGCCCAATCTAAAGTTTTTGTTTGAGTAGAAATTCTACCTCCATTTAAATACACCCACCATTCATTGTTCTCATATTTTGTATCAATAGCTAATACAATACATTGACTTCCAAATCTTTTAGAAAGATCCTCTAGAAGATTTGGATTTTTAAAAGCAGCTGTGTTAATAGATATTTTATCTGCTCCAGCATTTAATAATAATTCTACATCTTCTTCTTCTCGAACCCCTCCTCCAACTGTAAAAGGAATATTAATATGACTAGAAATATCTCGTACTAAACTAGTCAACGTTTGACGTTTTTCATTTGTAGCTGTTATATCCAAAAATATTAATTCATCTGCTCCTTGTTTCGTATACCAACAAACTAATTTAATTGGATCTCCAGCGTCTTTTAAATGTTGAAAATTAACACCTTTAACTGTTCTTCCATTTTTAATATCTAAACAAGGGATAATACGTTTAGCTAACATATTTATTTTTATTATTCTTTTTTTGCCAATTTTTAAGCTCTAATAATGATATTTTATTTTCATATATAGCTTTTCCAATAATCACTCCACCACAACCTAAATTGTATAATCTATTTACATCTTCTATATTTCTAACACCTCCACTTGCTATAAGTTGAATATTTGGAAATTTTTGAATAATTTCCTTGTATAATGAAAAAGAAGGTCCGGTACCAGAAAGAACTCCATCTCTAGATATATCCGTACAAAAAAATTTTTTTATTCCATAATTTTTTTTTTCTTCTAAAAAATCAAAAAATGGAATATCAAAAAATTTTGTCCATCCATTAGTTGCAATTTTTTTATTTTTAAGATCTACTCCTAATAAGATTTTATCTTCTCCATAAATATGAAGAATTTTTTTCAAAAGCATTGGTTTTTTTACAGCAATACTACCAATAGTAGCCATATCCCCACCATTTTCAAATACAGTACGAACATCCTCTTCAGTATGAATACCTCCTCCAAAATCTATAATCAGACGTGTATGTTTTGCTATTTTTTCTAAAATTTTCCAATGTACTACTCTCCCTTTTTTTGCTCCGTCTAAATCTACCAAATGAAGTCTAGATATTCCATTATTTTCTAATAAAAAAGCCGTTTCTAACGGATTAGAATTATAAATTTTTTTTCTTTGAAAATCACCTTGTGTTAAACGAACGCATTTTCCATCAATTAAATCTATAGCTACTATAATATTCATCCATTAATTATTTTTATAATCGTATAAAATTTTCCAATATTTTATGCCCTACATAAGAAGATTTTTCTGGATGGAATTGCACAGCATAAAAATTTTTTTTTTGTAAAGCGGCACTATAAGAAATTATGTACTCTGTTCTTGCTGTTGTATATTTTCCTAAAGGAGCATAATAACTATGAACAAAGTATTGATAACTACCATCTGGAATATTTTCAAATAAAGGTCCTTTTAGGTTATGAACAGTGTTCCAACCTATTTGAGGAATTTTATCATTTCTGTTCTTTGATTGAAATTTTTTAACTAACAAATTAAAAATTCCTATACATGTAGTGTTGCTTTCTTCTGATAACTTACAAAGTAATTGCATTCCCAAGCATATTCCTAATACAGGTTGTTCCAATTCAGATAAAAGTACATCCAATTTCTTTTCTTTCAAATATTTCATTGCACAACTAGCTTCTCCTACTCCTGGAAGAATAATTTTCTCTGCATTTTTAATAGACTCTTTAGAATCTGTGACTATTGCTTTGACTCCTATCCTTTCTAGAGAAAAAAGAACAGATTGTACATTTCCAGCAGGATATTTTATGATAATTGTTTTCATAATTTTTCATTAAAAATTTTTTTACAATAGACCTTTAGAACTTGGTATTTTATTAGAAGAATTTTTTCTTATTGCCATTTTAATAGATTTTCCAAAACACTTAAAAATGGATTCTATTTTATGATGTTCATTTTTTCCTTGTGAATGGATATATAAATTGCATTTTGCAGATACAGAAAAAGATTTAAAAAAATGATAAAACATCTCTGTAGAAACTTTTCCTATTTTTTCTCTAAAAAACTTGACTTTCCATATTAATTGACTTCTACCTCCAAGATCTAACGCTACTGTGGATAAACTATCGTCCATAGGAATCAAATAAAATCCATAACGTTCTATTCCTTTTTTATTTCCTAAAGATTTATCAAAAATTTCTCCTAAAGCAATTCCAGTATCTTCTATAGTATGGTGCTCATCTACGTAGAGGTCTCCTTTTGTTTTAATATTCAAATCAATAGAACTATGAAATGCCATTTGTTGTAGAAGATGATCAAAAAAACCAATTCCTGTTTGAATATGGGACGACCCTTTTCCATTTAGAAAAATGGATATTTTAACATTTGTTTCTAGCGTAATACGATTGTGTTCTAATCTATTATTGGAAATGGATAATAAATATTCATAAATATTTTTCCAACTATTTGTTTTTAAAGATATTGTTTTTTTTAAATCTTTTTTATTTATAGTGGAGTAATAATCTTTTTCATCTTTCGTTAAATTTTTATAGTGATCATTTTCTTTTATCCATATAGATTTGCATCCTAAATTTTTAGCGAGTAATACATCAGTTAATCTATCTCCAATAACAAAAGATTCAGAAATATTGTATAAACCATTTGATTGCAAATAATTAACAAGCATATCTATTCCAGGTTTTCTGGTAGAAGACTTTTCTTCTGGAAAAGTTTTATCTATATGAACAGAAGAAAAATTAATTCCTTCTGATTTTAGAACATTTAAAATATGATTATGAATAGGCCAAAATATTTTTTCAGGAAATTTTTCCGTTCCTAAACCATCTTGATTAGTAACCATTACTAAATCATAGTTTAGATCTTGTACTATTTTTGCTAAAAAAAATATAACCTTCGGATAGAAATTTATTTTTTCAATAGAATCTATTTGATATGTATGGTGGTTTTCTCTAATAAGAGTACCATCTCTATCAATAAATAATACTTTTTTCATTATTTTACTTTTTTATTTTTTGAATGGAGTATTTTTTAATTTGATTAATTAAATACTCGTTTTCTTTGTGAATTCCTACCGTAATTCTTAAACAATTATTGCATAAAATAATTTTGGAACGATCTCTAACAACAATTTTTTTCCCTACCAAATATTGATAAAGATTTTTTGAAGAAAAATTGAGTTTTGTTTTAATTAATAAAAAATTAGCAGAACTAGGGTATACTTTTTCTATAATAGGAATTTTTTCTAATGATTTTTTTATATATTCTCTTTCTAAAAGAATATTTTTTAAATGATAAAAAAACAAATCTCTATTTTCGAGAGATTGTATAGCAATTTTTTGAGAATGAAGACTGATATTATATGGATGTTTAATTTTATTCATCCATTGAATAATATCTGCAGAAGCAATAGCTATTCCTATTCTCAAACCTGCTAACCCCCAAGATTTAGAAAGTGTTTGCAAAATAATTAAGTTTGGATACTTATCAATATCCAAGGATAAAGATTTTTGATTTGAAAAATCAATATAAGCTTCATCTAAAACAACAATTCCTGTAAATTTCTTGATAAGATATTCAATATCTTTTCTTTTTATATCGTTTCCTGTTGGATTATTTGGAGAACAAATAAAAATAATTTTACTTTTCTTAGTAAGAGATTTTTCTATTTTTTCCAAATCTAATTGATATTTTTCCTTTGTAAGATAAATTTTCACAATATTTACTCCATGAATTTTTCCACTTACTTCATACATACCATAAGTAGGAGGAAAAATGATAGAATTGTCTACTTCTGGACGAGAAAAAATACGATAAATTAAATCAATAATTTCATCACTTCCATTCCCCAAAAATATTTTAGATGAAGGTATATTTTTTAAATTAGATATTTTCTCTTTTAGTTCCTTTTGCAAAGGATCTGGATATCTATTATAAGAGTTCAAAAAAGACAAAGGAGATCCAAAAGAATTTTCATTAGCATCTAAGAAAACATAATTTTTCTCTTTATCATGTTCTATTCTTGCGGATATATAAGGATCTACTTCTAAAATATTCTTTCTTATTATAGAATTCAGATTAAAACTAGAACTACAATTTTTATCTTTACTATTGTTCATGCATTTAAAATTCATTTTTGTAATCTAATATTAATGGATTTTTGGTGTGCTATTAATCCCTCTTCGGAAGATAAAATATTTACACATTTCGATAAATTTTGTAATCCTTCTTTAGATATTTTTTGAAAAGTAATTTTTTTTACAAAGCTATCTACAGATACTCCACTATAAGATTTTGCATAACCATATGTAGGTAATACATGATTTGTTCCAGAAGCATAATCTCCAACACTAACTGGAGAATAATTTCCTAAAAAAACGGAACCAGCGTTAATTACTTTTTTACTCCAGTAAGAAGAATCATTACAATTAATAATGAGATGTTCTGGAGCTATTTGATTTATTAAATCCATACATTTTTTTAAAGAAGAACAGACAATCATTTTACTATTTTTTATAGATTTTTCAATGATATCCTGTTTTTCAGTTATTTGAGAAAATTGCTTTTTCAATTCTTCTTTTACTTTTTCTATCCAAAATTTATTGTTGGTGGTTACTAAAAGAATATAACTTTCTGGATCATGTTCAGATTGAGATAGTAAATCGGAAGCAACATATTCAGGATTTGCTTTTTCATCAGCCATAATAACAATTTCTGAAGGACCTGCAGGGATGTCTATAGATACAATTCCATTGTGTGAAACAATTTGTTTAGCTATTGTAACATAAGAATTACCAGGTCCAAATATTTTGTATACAGAAGGAATGCTTTCAGTTCCATAAGCCATAGCAGCTATTGCTTGAACACCTCCTACTTTGTATACACTTGTTATTCCAATATATCTAGCTGTATATAATATAGATGGATGAATATCTCCGTTCTTATTGGGAGGACTGCATAAAATAATATTTTTACATCCAGCTATTTTTCCAGGAACTCCTAACATCAATACAGTAGATAATAAAGGAGCAGATCCTCCTGGGATATACAAGCCTACTTTTTCTATTGGGATAGATTTTCTCCAACAAAAAACTCCTGTTGTTACTTCTATTTTTTTTTCTTCATGTACTTGT encodes the following:
- the rsmA gene encoding 16S rRNA (adenine(1518)-N(6)/adenine(1519)-N(6))-dimethyltransferase RsmA translates to MRMHNPVFRIRNKFDQYFLKDKNIAKKIVKILSFQDYDSVVEVGPGLGILTQYLLNYRNNIFLIEIDGELISFLRKNFSISRNRIIHKDFLKWSPEEVNLRKFAIIGNFPYSISSKILFHILRYNQYIPECVGMFQKEVVKRITSHAGEKTYGILSVLIQTFYEVKHIFTVTKKVFYPIPNVKSAVVFLRKKNNPLHCDKDLLFKCVKTAFNQRRKKLRNSLQLFKHLPNFYDISFLNKRAEELSVKEFLKLTKEIEIRIGYD
- a CDS encoding bifunctional 5,10-methylenetetrahydrofolate dehydrogenase/5,10-methenyltetrahydrofolate cyclohydrolase gives rise to the protein MTKLLDGNQLAIEIRKEISNEIEKNIINKKQRVPHLGIILTGNDQSSITYVNSKIKECKNIGIKSSLVHLPLGSLEKILLKEIKKMNKNPLIDGFIVQLPIEKHINQNRIILSINPKKDVDGFHPENFGKMALNMKAFFPATALGILTLLERNKINISGKHTVVLGRSNIVGRPISILMSRKCNFGNSTVTLIHSKTPNIENYTKQADIIIVAIGIPEFIKGKMIKKGSIVIDVGINSKKDEKKIIGDVDFHSVYGIASYITPVPGGVGPMTRVMLLKNTLIAALNNRKEK
- a CDS encoding 7-carboxy-7-deazaguanine synthase QueE, which translates into the protein MKGISFPIKESFYSIQGEGYYYGIAAYFIRFEGCNIKCDWCDTKESWKIEKKDFVPIHQIITNISDYAVKNIVITGGEPMMWNLYPLTKILKKKGYRIHVETSGSYPIKEKYIDWITVSPKEIRPPLKENYKKTNELKIIISNEKDFHFAEEQSIHVNTTNCFLFLQPEWNHLDKILPKIIFYIKKNPKWRISLQIHKILKIP
- the hisIE gene encoding bifunctional phosphoribosyl-AMP cyclohydrolase/phosphoribosyl-ATP diphosphatase HisIE, which gives rise to MKEGFFKEKIFCNLSVDLIPVIIQDVNTDKVLMLGYMNQEAYEKSIHEKKVTFYSRSKKRLWTKGEISNNYLFIKKILIDCDEDTLLIKAEPAGPVCHKGTDTCWKEINKKNFLFYLEDLIANRINQKKKNSYIYQLSKKGINKISQKLGEEAVELIIESKDNNKNLFLNESSDLLFHYLILLHEKGFSIQDVINVLKKRHYSNSKN
- the hisF gene encoding imidazole glycerol phosphate synthase subunit HisF, with protein sequence MLAKRIIPCLDIKNGRTVKGVNFQHLKDAGDPIKLVCWYTKQGADELIFLDITATNEKRQTLTSLVRDISSHINIPFTVGGGVREEEDVELLLNAGADKISINTAAFKNPNLLEDLSKRFGSQCIVLAIDTKYENNEWWVYLNGGRISTQTKTLDWAKEAFNRGAGEILLTSMNHDGTKNGFALDITRKISENISIPVIASGGAGKLEDFYKIFHIGKADAALAASIFHYREIEISNLKYYLERFHIPVRTTI
- the hisA gene encoding 1-(5-phosphoribosyl)-5-[(5-phosphoribosylamino)methylideneamino]imidazole-4-carboxamide isomerase, which encodes MNIIVAIDLIDGKCVRLTQGDFQRKKIYNSNPLETAFLLENNGISRLHLVDLDGAKKGRVVHWKILEKIAKHTRLIIDFGGGIHTEEDVRTVFENGGDMATIGSIAVKKPMLLKKILHIYGEDKILLGVDLKNKKIATNGWTKFFDIPFFDFLEEKKNYGIKKFFCTDISRDGVLSGTGPSFSLYKEIIQKFPNIQLIASGGVRNIEDVNRLYNLGCGGVIIGKAIYENKISLLELKNWQKKNNKNKYVS
- the hisH gene encoding imidazole glycerol phosphate synthase subunit HisH, whose product is MKTIIIKYPAGNVQSVLFSLERIGVKAIVTDSKESIKNAEKIILPGVGEASCAMKYLKEKKLDVLLSELEQPVLGICLGMQLLCKLSEESNTTCIGIFNLLVKKFQSKNRNDKIPQIGWNTVHNLKGPLFENIPDGSYQYFVHSYYAPLGKYTTARTEYIISYSAALQKKNFYAVQFHPEKSSYVGHKILENFIRL
- the hisB gene encoding bifunctional histidinol-phosphatase/imidazoleglycerol-phosphate dehydratase HisB, yielding MKKVLFIDRDGTLIRENHHTYQIDSIEKINFYPKVIFFLAKIVQDLNYDLVMVTNQDGLGTEKFPEKIFWPIHNHILNVLKSEGINFSSVHIDKTFPEEKSSTRKPGIDMLVNYLQSNGLYNISESFVIGDRLTDVLLAKNLGCKSIWIKENDHYKNLTKDEKDYYSTINKKDLKKTISLKTNSWKNIYEYLLSISNNRLEHNRITLETNVKISIFLNGKGSSHIQTGIGFFDHLLQQMAFHSSIDLNIKTKGDLYVDEHHTIEDTGIALGEIFDKSLGNKKGIERYGFYLIPMDDSLSTVALDLGGRSQLIWKVKFFREKIGKVSTEMFYHFFKSFSVSAKCNLYIHSQGKNEHHKIESIFKCFGKSIKMAIRKNSSNKIPSSKGLL
- the hisC gene encoding histidinol-phosphate transaminase produces the protein MNNSKDKNCSSSFNLNSIIRKNILEVDPYISARIEHDKEKNYVFLDANENSFGSPLSFLNSYNRYPDPLQKELKEKISNLKNIPSSKIFLGNGSDEIIDLIYRIFSRPEVDNSIIFPPTYGMYEVSGKIHGVNIVKIYLTKEKYQLDLEKIEKSLTKKSKIIFICSPNNPTGNDIKRKDIEYLIKKFTGIVVLDEAYIDFSNQKSLSLDIDKYPNLIILQTLSKSWGLAGLRIGIAIASADIIQWMNKIKHPYNISLHSQKIAIQSLENRDLFFYHLKNILLEREYIKKSLEKIPIIEKVYPSSANFLLIKTKLNFSSKNLYQYLVGKKIVVRDRSKIILCNNCLRITVGIHKENEYLINQIKKYSIQKIKK
- the hisD gene encoding histidinol dehydrogenase; this translates as MIQVYIDPTYKTCKSILNRSSKKISQLTDLVFPIINDVKNYGDTAVRSYTRKYDNVNVKNLQVTEEDFQKANMKVSNSLKKSIEIAHKNIEFFHQKQVHEEKKIEVTTGVFCWRKSIPIEKVGLYIPGGSAPLLSTVLMLGVPGKIAGCKNIILCSPPNKNGDIHPSILYTARYIGITSVYKVGGVQAIAAMAYGTESIPSVYKIFGPGNSYVTIAKQIVSHNGIVSIDIPAGPSEIVIMADEKANPEYVASDLLSQSEHDPESYILLVTTNNKFWIEKVKEELKKQFSQITEKQDIIEKSIKNSKMIVCSSLKKCMDLINQIAPEHLIINCNDSSYWSKKVINAGSVFLGNYSPVSVGDYASGTNHVLPTYGYAKSYSGVSVDSFVKKITFQKISKEGLQNLSKCVNILSSEEGLIAHQKSINIRLQK